A section of the Phaseolus vulgaris cultivar G19833 chromosome 8, P. vulgaris v2.0, whole genome shotgun sequence genome encodes:
- the LOC137825847 gene encoding kinesin-like protein KIN-4C: MENYDAPQCVRVAVNIRPLITSELLLGCTDCISVVPGEPQVQIGSHAFTYDYVYGSSGSPSSTVYNDCVAPLVDALFHGYNATVLAYGQTGSGKTYTMGTNYTGEENAGGIIPKVMETIFKRVQTMKESSEFLIRVSFIEIFKEEVFDLLDPNQSRGDVVSTAKSAAPSRVPIQIRETVNGGITLAGVTEAEVKTKEEMSSYLSRGSLSRATGSTNMNSQSSRSHAIFTITMEQKSGDDVLCAKLHLVDLAGSERAKRTGADGMRLKEGIHINKGLLALGNVISALGDERKRKEGGHVPYRDSKLTRLLQDSLGGNSKTVMIACVSPADTNAEETLNTLKYANRARNIQNKAVINRDPVGAQMQRMRSQIEQLQSELLLYKGDTGGAFDELQILKHKISLLEASNVELQRELQDRRVTCESLAQRACDAQVEKDQMVMKIESIRNGKSWDEIDSNSNEDYDLVKSYVSKIQDLEGELQRLKNSHAKSRHFDDWVDTDDSGFRSKNVLLACGNEYSSDCEAKSADITDDMEDHAKEIEHSSLQEKLDRELKELDKKLEQKEAEMKMFNNADTSVLKHHYEKKVLELEQEKKFLQKEIEELRCNLANISSTSDDGAQKLKEEYLQKLNALEAQVSVLKKKQEAQAQLLRQKQKSDEASKRLQDEIQRIKSHKVQLQHKIKQESEQFRLWKALREKEVLQLKKEGRRNEYEMHKLLALNQRQKMVLQRKTEEASLATKRLKELLESRKTSSRESAVGGNGPGIQALMQAIEHELEVTVRVHEVRSAHERQMEERAKMANEIARLKEEADMMRINNSSDGVVSMSPGARNSRIYALEKMIASSSTTLLSMASQLSEAEERERVFSGKGRWNQVRSLAESKNLMNHLFNLASSSRCLLRDREVTCREKDMEIIDLKEKVVRLSCSLRQSEMQKSELIHQLKLSAMRYSESVGDVGGHKYDLRKMENRRSAILLEDMDLSTSDTDEGDDNVADVDYVADVTDDEWVESVRKIPFKKRKSRSCVSMENNLSNTHSEDGKDNSIEGDGGASEETASDTCCSCSKFSSCKTNKCTCRAMGGTCGSSCGCLASKCANRSSISSEAQVEGSGNDSGIEEADKNRLLAAQGAELLQGALVEGPADAHSDNHGPRKALSDIGNTLAQSNAQKANQRKKWRKSTVPTVVVVPDPPSTQSDNAAVPKKENNSISEANESMNIPQKMHSSRPENVPVPPKVEKNVTETGIPLRIPRAMRKQVSSNGGGLPLGDVNGSKPDESLNKKESEVSEARSPLKQKRTLEKENSGRY; this comes from the exons ATGGAGAACTACGACGCACCGCAGTGTGTACGTGTTGCGGTCAACATACGGCCTCTGATCACGTCGGAGCTTCTGCTCGGATGTACAGATTGCATCTCCGTTGTTCCCGGTGAACCTCAG GTGCAAATTGGGTCACATGCTTTCACTTATGACTATGTTTATGGTAGTTCGGGATCTCCATCGTCCACAGTATACAATGATTGTGTAGCTCCACTTGTAGATGCACTTTTTCACGGCTACAACGCAACTGTTCTTGCTTATGGACAG ACCGGATCTGGGAAGACATACACCATGGGCACCAATTACACCGGAGAAGAAAATGCGGGTGGTATTATACCCAAGGTGATGGAGACAATATTCAAGAGGGTTCAGACTATGAAGGAATCCTCAGAGTTTTTGATTAGGGTATCGTTTATCGAG ATATTCAAGGAAGAGGTATTTGATTTACTTGATCCCAATCAATCTAGAGGAGATGTGGTTTCTACTGCGAAGTCTGCTGCGCCCAGCAGAGTTCCCATACAGATTAGGGAAACAGTGAATGGGGGAATAACATTGGCTGGTGTTACTGAGGCTGaagtaaagactaaagaagAAATGTCATCTTATCTTTCTCGAGGTTCACTGTCACGAGCCACTGGGAGTACAAACATGAACAGTCAGTCAAG TCGATCACATGCTATATTCACAATCACTATGGAGCAAAAGagtggtgatgatgtcttgtgtGCAAAACTACATTTGGTAGACCTTGCTGGTTCCGAACGAGCAAAAAGAACTGGTGCTGATGGCATGCGTTTGAAAGAAG GCATTCATATCAACAAGGGTTTATTAGCTCTTGGGAATGTGATAAGTGCACTGGGAGATGAAAGAAAGCGAAAAGAAGGTGGCCATGTGCCATATCGCGATAGCAAACTAACAAGACTACTACAG GACTCTCTTGGAGGAAACAGCAAAACTGTTATGATAG CATGTGTTAGTCCTGCTGACACCAATGCTGAAGAGACATTGAACACTCTGAAGTATGCAAACCGTGCTCGCAACATTCAGAACAAGGCAGTC atTAATCGTGATCCAGTGGGAGCTCAGATGCAGAGAATGCGAAGTCAGATTGAGCAACTGCAGTCTGAGCTTCTACTTTACAAAGGTGATACCGGAGGGGCATTTGATGAACTTCAG ATTCTCAAACACAAAATATCCTTACTTGAAGCGAGCAATGTAGAACTACAGCGGGAGCTTCAAGATCGACGAGTAACTTGTGAGAGTTTAGCACAACGTGCATGTGATGCTCAG GTTGAAAAAGACCAAATGGTGATGAAAATAGAATCAATTCGAAATGGTAAATCCTGGGATGAAATTGACTCAAATTCAAACGAG GATTATGACCTGGTGAAATCTTATGTGTCAAAGATCCAAGATCTGGAAGGTGAATTGCAGCGTTTGAAAAATTCACATGCAAAATCTAGACATTTTGATGACTGGGTTGATACAGATGATAGTGGATTCCGTTCAAAGAATGTTTTATTAGCATGTGGTAATGAGTACTCTTCTGATTGTGAAGCCAAATCAGCTGACATAACAG ATGACATGGAAGATCATGCAAAGGAAATAGAACACTCTTCTCTTCAAGAAAAGTTGGACAGGGAGCTCAAAGAATTGGATAAGAAACTTGAACAAAAGGAG GCTGAAATGAAGATGTTTAATAATGCTGATACTTCAGTTCTTAAGCATCATTATGAAAAGAAAGTTCTTGAGTTagaacaagaaaagaaattttTGCAG AAAGAAATTGAGGAACTTAGGTGCAATCTTGCAAATATTTCATCTACCTCTGATGACGGAGCTCAAAAGCTAAAGGAGGAATATCTCCAAAAGTTAAATGCTCTTGAAGCACAG GTCTCTGTACTGAAGAAGAAACAAGAAGCTCAAGCTCAACTGTtgagacaaaaacagaaaagtgATGAGGCATCTAAACGACTGCAGGATGAGATCCAGAGAATTAAATCTCATAAG GTTCAATTGCAACATAAGATTAAGCAGGAATCAGAACAATTTAGGTTATGGAAAGCTTTACGTGAGAAAGAAGTTCTCCAG CTTAAAAAAGAAGGAAGGAGGAACGAATACGAGATGCATAAGCTGTTAGCATTGAATCAGAGGCAAAAGATG GTATTACAAAGGAAGACAGAAGAAGCGTCCTTGGCTACAAAAAGGCTAAAAGAACTCTTGGAATCTCGAAAGACTTCTTCACGTGAAA GTGCTGTAGGTGGGAATGGTCCAGGAATTCAG GCTTTGATGCAGGCAATTGAGCATGAGCTTGAAGTCACAGTCCGAGTGCATGAAGTACGTTCAGCACATGAGCGTCAAATGGAAGA GAGGGCAAAAATGGCCAATGAGATTGCTAGATTAAAGGAAGAAGCAGATATGATGAGGATAAACAATTCAAG TGATGGCGTCGTATCAATGTCTCCGGGTGCAAGAAATTCAAGGATATATGCTCTTGAAAAAATGATCGCTTCTTCTTCTACAACATTGCTCTCGATGGCATCTCAGTTGTCAGAGGCAGAAGAGCGGGAACGGGTTTTTAGTGGCAAGGGACGTTGGAACCAAGTCCGTTCTCTGGCTGAATCCAAGAATTTGATGAATCATTTGTTCAACTTGGCATCTTCCTCTAG GTGTTTATTGAGAGATAGAGAAGTCACTTGCCGAGAGAAGGACATGGAAATAATAGATCTAAAAGAAAAAGTAGTAAGATTGAGCTGTTCACTTAGACAATCAGAAATGCAGAAGTCTGAACTTATTCATCAGTTGAAGCTG AGTGCAATGAGATACTCTGAATCTGTGGGGGATGTCGGAGGGCATAAGTACGACTTGCGCAAAATG GAAAACCGGAGATCTGCAATTTTACTAGAGGATATGGATTTATCAACATCAGATACAGACGAAGGAGATGATAATGTTGCAGATGTCGATTATGTTGCAGATGTCACTGATGATGAATGGGTAGAGTCTGTAAGAAAAATACCCTTTAAGAAAAGAAAGTCTAGAAGCTGCGTAAGCATGGAAAACAATCTGTCAAATACCCATTCAGAAGATGGGAAAGATAATTCAATAGAAGGAGATGGAGGTGCATCCGAGGAAACTGCATCAGATACATGCTGCTCTTGTAGTAAATTTTCATCTTGCAAGACCAACAAGTGCACATGCAGAGCTATGGGTGGCACTTGTGGGAGTTCTTGTGGTTGCCTAGCATCCAAGTGTGCCAACAGATCATCAATCTCAAGTGAGGCACAAGTTGAAGGGAGTGGTAATGATTCCGGCATTGAGGAAGCTGACAAAAATCGCCTTCTTGCTGCTCAAGGTGCTGAGTTGCTTCAGGGTGCACTGGTTGAGGGGCCTGCTGATGCCCACAGTGATAATCATGGGCCAAGAAAAGCCCTTTCTGATATTGGAAATACACTG GCCCAATCAAACGCCCAGAAGGCTAATCAAAGAAAGAAATGGCGAAAGTCCACTGTGCCTACAGTAGTTGTTGTTCCAGATCCACCGTCCACCCAGTCAGATAATGCTGCAGTACCCAAGAAAGAAAACAATAGCATCAGTGAAGCGAATGAATCTATGAACATACCACAAAAAATGCACTCTTCTAGACCTGAAAATGTTCCGGTACCCCCTAAGGTAGAGAAAAACGTAACTGAGACAGGTATACCTTTGAGAATACCACGAGCTATGCGAAAACAAGTATCATCAAATGGTGGTGGCCTTCCACTGGGAGACGTGAACGGCAGTAAGCCAGATGAATCTTTGAACAAGAAGGAGTCTGAAGTGAGTGAAGCTAGAAGTCCACTGAAACAAAAAAGAACCCTGGAGAAAGAGAACAGTGGACGTTATTAA